Proteins from one Mesoplasma sp. JKS002658 genomic window:
- a CDS encoding Cof-type HAD-IIB family hydrolase, with amino-acid sequence MEIKLLVLDMDGTTYYKGGEIVPANVKPIQTALKQGVEVVIVTGRPALAPQNKLVENGFAFQNAIIAACNGACIYDFVEDKLLKSSSIQGDQAQVLFDLITKFPEVELWGYVDNLTQVVHTRNDHHTSGWEFESHFFQGEYLWYQNVKSQINQMQFFKFLAFNVSQEFLQAMQELNFETALSASDQTLEINAQGINKAFAVKWIAQQLNITPDQIMSIGDGMNDLPMIEYASHGVALKNSVAAVQKAAAIHIDKTNVEGGVAEAINQYILKK; translated from the coding sequence ATGGAGATTAAACTATTAGTTTTAGATATGGATGGCACTACCTATTATAAGGGTGGTGAGATTGTTCCTGCTAATGTCAAACCAATTCAAACCGCTTTAAAGCAAGGGGTGGAAGTGGTGATTGTGACTGGTCGCCCCGCCTTAGCTCCTCAAAATAAGTTGGTGGAAAATGGGTTTGCTTTTCAAAATGCGATTATCGCTGCTTGTAATGGAGCTTGTATCTATGATTTTGTTGAGGATAAACTTTTAAAATCAAGTTCAATTCAAGGTGATCAAGCCCAAGTATTGTTTGATTTAATTACCAAATTTCCTGAAGTTGAGCTCTGAGGTTATGTGGATAATTTAACCCAAGTAGTTCATACCAGAAACGACCATCATACTTCTGGTTGAGAATTTGAAAGTCACTTTTTTCAAGGAGAATACTTGTGATATCAAAATGTTAAGTCTCAGATTAACCAAATGCAGTTTTTTAAGTTTCTTGCTTTTAATGTGAGTCAAGAATTTCTGCAAGCAATGCAAGAATTGAACTTTGAGACTGCTTTATCAGCAAGTGACCAAACTTTAGAGATTAATGCTCAAGGAATTAATAAAGCGTTTGCAGTGAAGTGAATCGCTCAACAGTTGAACATTACTCCTGATCAAATTATGAGTATTGGGGATGGAATGAATGATTTGCCAATGATTGAATATGCCTCTCATGGAGTAGCGTTAAAAAATTCAGTTGCTGCAGTGCAAAAGGCTGCTGCAATCCATATTGATAAAACTAATGTTGAAGGTGGAGTTGCTGAAGCGATCAACCAGTACATATTGAAAAAGTAA
- the mgtA gene encoding magnesium-translocating P-type ATPase — protein MVQNRSLKRRKTRTKKKGVAKTRFANEKNIKTLSQMSQQELLTNFGISEFGLTNSEYQRLAEKYGPNQIEKQHFAWIKEFIKNFFGPFNIILLLISVYNFISYFTNAFAFDHKLGDLFDLVGALIVLLMVLISGTVSYVQTIRTYYSTKKISAIVESKTNVIRKKIDSKNEKYTTVNKANQLSLIKLGEELNVQSLVPGDLIYLASGDMVPADVRIIMSTDLFINQSSLTGESLPVEKHATSKHNNNILDLENICYTGTSVVSGSALAMVVATGLNTYFATISKSIAERRPDGNFIKGVKAVTKVLVVFMLIMVPIVYLINGGVGYAHNPGATGGDNPWLKAVFFAVAVAVGLTPEMLPLIVTTNLANGATKMAKQKVVVKQLDAIQALGAIDILATDKTGTLTNDKIELIEFKTVDKKADPNLLKYLYVNAYFQTGLKNPMDNAVIDYVKHNNFNFNTHNEIQKIDEIPFDFNRRKLTIAAEIEHDGRVLITKGSMEEVLNSCDRVYYKGKVIKLTESLIKQIKAYYEKMNNDGKRVLGLAYKAITGKKTSFSPKDEQKLIFMGYATFLDSPKPSTTKMIKLLKKYGVDLKILTGDNEPVTRAVCKMVNLEIKGLVTGELIENASEYELKKIVEDNNIFVKLNPLQKVKIIQVLKENNHTVGYMGDGINDAPVLRQSDVAISVANATDIAKDASDIILLEKSLLVLEKGIVQGRTIFGNILKYIKLTTASNFGNTLSMIIASAWLPFLPMQPVQILFQNLIYDMSQFAIAVDRVDDVFIRSPQRWRAQEIVPFALINGAISSIFDVATFAILGYGYNLIDQYNNLKGSVVDTKNIAVQMFNAGWFMEGLMSQVMVVQVLRTEKIPFVQSRATWPLNLTTGFVIGLGFVIGYAEPIANVLAMSPPEVSYIGILIALLLGYVILAQGVKMLYKKVFHTWL, from the coding sequence ATGGTCCAAAATAGATCGTTGAAAAGAAGAAAAACTCGCACTAAGAAAAAGGGAGTGGCTAAAACTAGGTTCGCTAACGAGAAAAACATTAAAACACTTTCACAAATGAGTCAACAAGAATTATTAACTAATTTTGGCATTAGTGAATTTGGATTGACCAATAGTGAATACCAACGTTTAGCAGAAAAATATGGTCCAAACCAAATTGAAAAACAACATTTTGCTTGAATAAAGGAATTTATCAAGAATTTTTTTGGTCCTTTTAACATCATTCTTCTTTTAATTTCGGTCTATAACTTTATTTCTTATTTTACCAATGCTTTTGCCTTTGACCATAAATTAGGTGACCTTTTTGATTTGGTCGGTGCTCTGATTGTTTTGTTAATGGTGCTTATTAGTGGAACAGTTTCATACGTCCAAACAATCCGAACTTATTATTCAACTAAGAAAATTTCTGCAATCGTGGAGAGTAAAACTAATGTTATTCGCAAAAAAATTGATAGTAAGAACGAAAAATATACCACAGTAAATAAAGCTAACCAGTTAAGTTTGATTAAACTTGGTGAGGAACTAAACGTTCAAAGTTTAGTTCCTGGGGATTTAATTTATTTAGCCAGTGGTGATATGGTTCCAGCTGATGTCCGGATTATTATGTCTACAGACTTATTTATTAATCAGTCTTCTTTAACTGGTGAATCACTCCCTGTTGAAAAACATGCGACTAGTAAGCATAACAATAATATTTTAGACTTAGAAAACATTTGTTATACAGGAACTAGCGTCGTGTCTGGTAGTGCTTTAGCGATGGTAGTAGCGACTGGTTTAAATACTTATTTTGCTACGATTAGTAAATCAATTGCTGAACGTCGACCTGATGGTAACTTTATTAAAGGAGTGAAGGCGGTTACCAAAGTTTTAGTTGTTTTCATGTTAATTATGGTACCGATTGTTTATCTAATTAATGGAGGAGTCGGTTATGCTCACAATCCTGGTGCAACAGGAGGGGATAACCCGTGATTGAAAGCGGTCTTTTTTGCTGTGGCAGTTGCAGTGGGATTAACTCCAGAAATGTTACCTTTAATTGTAACTACTAACCTTGCTAATGGAGCTACAAAAATGGCTAAACAAAAGGTAGTTGTAAAACAATTGGATGCAATTCAAGCTCTGGGAGCAATTGATATTTTAGCCACAGATAAAACTGGAACTTTAACCAATGATAAGATTGAGTTAATTGAATTTAAAACTGTTGATAAAAAGGCTGATCCGAACTTGTTAAAGTATCTTTATGTGAACGCTTATTTTCAAACCGGATTAAAAAACCCGATGGATAATGCAGTTATTGACTATGTTAAACATAATAATTTTAACTTTAATACGCATAATGAAATTCAAAAAATTGATGAGATTCCTTTTGATTTTAACCGGAGAAAGTTAACCATTGCTGCTGAAATTGAACACGATGGGCGCGTATTGATTACTAAAGGAAGTATGGAAGAAGTTTTAAATTCGTGTGACCGAGTTTATTACAAGGGTAAAGTGATTAAACTGACTGAGTCATTAATTAAACAAATCAAAGCCTACTACGAAAAAATGAATAATGACGGAAAGCGGGTTTTAGGATTAGCTTATAAGGCAATTACTGGTAAGAAAACAAGTTTTTCACCAAAAGATGAGCAAAAATTGATTTTCATGGGTTATGCTACTTTTTTAGATTCACCAAAACCTTCAACAACAAAAATGATCAAACTTTTGAAAAAATATGGGGTTGATTTAAAGATTTTAACTGGAGATAACGAACCAGTTACCCGCGCAGTTTGTAAAATGGTGAACCTAGAAATTAAAGGTTTAGTCACAGGGGAATTAATTGAAAACGCCAGTGAATATGAATTGAAAAAGATTGTTGAAGATAACAACATTTTTGTGAAGTTAAACCCGTTGCAAAAGGTAAAAATTATTCAAGTTTTAAAAGAAAATAATCATACTGTTGGGTACATGGGGGATGGAATCAACGATGCGCCTGTCTTAAGACAAAGTGATGTTGCAATATCAGTTGCTAATGCTACTGATATTGCTAAAGATGCTAGTGATATTATCTTGTTAGAAAAGTCATTATTAGTCTTAGAAAAAGGAATCGTTCAAGGTCGAACAATCTTTGGAAATATTTTGAAATACATTAAGTTGACGACAGCTTCAAATTTTGGAAATACCCTTTCAATGATTATCGCTAGTGCTTGATTACCTTTCCTTCCGATGCAACCAGTGCAAATTTTGTTTCAAAACTTAATTTATGATATGTCCCAATTTGCGATTGCTGTTGATCGAGTTGATGATGTCTTTATTAGAAGTCCGCAGCGGTGACGGGCTCAAGAAATTGTTCCATTCGCTTTAATTAATGGAGCAATTTCTTCAATTTTTGATGTAGCCACCTTTGCGATTTTAGGTTATGGCTATAATCTGATTGATCAATATAACAATTTAAAGGGAAGTGTGGTTGATACAAAGAATATTGCTGTGCAAATGTTTAACGCTGGATGATTTATGGAAGGATTAATGAGCCAAGTGATGGTGGTTCAAGTGTTGAGAACTGAAAAAATTCCGTTTGTCCAATCTCGGGCAACTTGACCATTGAACTTGACAACAGGATTTGTCATTGGTTTAGGATTTGTCATTGGTTATGCTGAACCAATTGCTAATGTTTTGGCGATGAGTCCTCCAGAAGTATCTTATATTGGCATTTTGATTGCACTTTTACTTGGTTATGTTATTCTTGCTCAAGGAGTCAAAATGCTTTACAAGAAAGTTTTCCATACGTGGTTGTAG
- a CDS encoding aldo/keto reductase — MKTRTLGKSLIVSEIGLGCMGLSFSFPPFPTKEEAITFIRTAYDKGVRFFDTAEIYGPFVNEEAVGEALKPYRDKVVIATKFGFKYEGDQVTGLDSSEANIRRAIEGSLKRLQTDYIDLFYQHRVDPNTPIETVAKVMQQLMDEGKIRHWGLSEASAKTIRKAHQVCPVTAVQSEYSMFWREPEQEIIPTLEELGIGFVPFSPLGKGFLTGTVKPGQIFGEGDYRNTVPRFNNPEYFEANMKLVDYVKELANKKQSTPAAIAIGWILAQKPWFVPIPGTKKVNRLEENLSAAAIEFTPQELSDIEKHLDSIKILGHRYSDFAESQIDK, encoded by the coding sequence ATGAAAACAAGAACTTTAGGAAAAAGTTTAATTGTTTCTGAAATTGGTTTAGGATGTATGGGATTGAGTTTTTCATTCCCTCCTTTTCCCACTAAAGAAGAAGCGATTACATTTATTAGAACAGCATATGATAAGGGCGTTAGATTCTTTGATACAGCAGAAATTTATGGACCTTTTGTTAACGAAGAGGCGGTTGGTGAAGCGTTAAAACCTTACCGCGACAAGGTAGTAATTGCTACTAAATTTGGTTTTAAATACGAAGGTGATCAAGTCACTGGATTAGATAGTAGTGAAGCTAATATTCGTCGCGCGATAGAAGGCTCATTAAAACGTTTGCAAACTGACTATATTGATTTATTCTACCAACACCGAGTTGATCCCAACACTCCGATTGAAACAGTAGCCAAAGTAATGCAGCAACTAATGGATGAAGGTAAAATTCGTCATTGAGGATTAAGTGAGGCCTCAGCAAAAACGATTCGTAAGGCCCACCAAGTTTGCCCTGTTACTGCTGTACAAAGTGAATATTCAATGTTTTGACGTGAACCAGAACAAGAAATTATTCCTACTTTAGAAGAGTTAGGAATTGGTTTTGTACCTTTCAGTCCATTAGGAAAAGGATTCTTGACTGGAACAGTTAAGCCAGGACAAATTTTTGGTGAAGGAGATTATCGAAATACAGTTCCTCGTTTTAATAATCCTGAATACTTTGAAGCAAATATGAAACTAGTCGACTATGTTAAAGAATTAGCAAATAAAAAACAATCCACTCCCGCAGCGATTGCAATTGGTTGAATTCTAGCTCAAAAACCTTGATTTGTGCCAATTCCTGGAACAAAAAAAGTCAATCGCTTAGAAGAAAACTTGTCTGCTGCAGCAATTGAATTTACTCCTCAAGAATTAAGTGATATTGAAAAACATTTAGATAGTATCAAAATTCTTGGTCATCGTTATAGTGACTTTGCTGAATCACAAATTGATAAATAA
- the tsaB gene encoding tRNA (adenosine(37)-N6)-threonylcarbamoyltransferase complex dimerization subunit type 1 TsaB → MNLFIDTSNWNLILILEQDNLILDQVVVRNTKKVSDLLLVNIQRLLAKHQLTIQDIKRFYLTTGPGSYTGERVGLTFVKTLKVINPTYEVYLINSLAYQAGKGKKVSLLDARGGKFYLGIYDNQQPLVAEQVIATDGLTKLLATEVYQDFQVVQDYQDCDFSQHYLTLKPNFQLTNDLELLTPTYLKPFL, encoded by the coding sequence ATGAACTTATTTATTGATACTTCTAATTGAAATTTAATTTTAATTTTAGAACAAGATAATTTAATTCTTGACCAGGTAGTGGTTAGAAATACAAAAAAAGTTTCAGATTTATTATTAGTAAACATCCAAAGGTTACTTGCAAAGCATCAGTTAACGATTCAAGATATTAAACGGTTTTATTTAACTACTGGTCCAGGAAGTTATACTGGAGAAAGGGTTGGCTTAACCTTTGTGAAAACCTTAAAAGTTATTAATCCAACCTACGAAGTTTATTTAATTAACTCCTTGGCATATCAAGCAGGCAAGGGAAAAAAGGTTTCTTTACTTGATGCTCGGGGAGGAAAGTTTTATTTAGGAATTTATGATAATCAACAACCTTTGGTGGCTGAACAAGTGATTGCAACTGATGGTTTAACAAAATTGCTTGCAACTGAAGTTTATCAAGATTTTCAAGTGGTTCAAGATTACCAGGATTGCGATTTTTCCCAACATTATTTAACTTTAAAACCAAACTTTCAATTAACTAATGATCTTGAGTTGTTAACCCCAACTTATTTAAAACCTTTCCTTTAA
- the tsaE gene encoding tRNA (adenosine(37)-N6)-threonylcarbamoyltransferase complex ATPase subunit type 1 TsaE → MTNKETIKLTSLADTNQFAKKISAEVKPGMFLLLVGDLGSGKTTFTKFLLSELGVKEKVTSPSFVIMNEYETPTLKICHLDAYRLDVEEDLLFYLDAPDQTLNIIEWPNQVNFDYDSYPCLKLTFEKQTQDQERLLTIERNN, encoded by the coding sequence ATGACAAATAAAGAAACCATAAAACTAACTAGTCTTGCTGATACCAACCAGTTTGCTAAAAAAATAAGTGCAGAGGTTAAACCAGGAATGTTTTTGTTATTGGTTGGTGATTTAGGTTCTGGCAAAACAACTTTTACTAAGTTTTTGTTATCAGAATTGGGAGTCAAAGAAAAAGTAACTTCACCTTCGTTTGTGATTATGAATGAGTATGAAACTCCAACTTTAAAGATTTGTCATCTTGATGCTTACCGGTTAGATGTTGAAGAAGATTTATTATTTTATCTTGACGCTCCAGACCAAACATTAAACATTATTGAATGACCTAATCAAGTTAATTTTGATTATGATTCTTATCCTTGCTTAAAGTTAACTTTTGAAAAACAAACTCAAGACCAAGAACGTTTACTTACGATTGAAAGGAACAATTAA
- the gpmI gene encoding 2,3-bisphosphoglycerate-independent phosphoglycerate mutase yields the protein MKAKQPILLAILDGWGIAPDNKGNAVADANMEFVKQLQKEYPWVQAHAAGTWVGLPEGQMGNSEVGHIHLGAGRINPESLMKLNNAVKDNSISTNAEIVAAFKNVKDNQTSLHLMGLFSDGGVHAHMNHMIAVYEAAVKYGLTDIKFDLITDGRDTAAKVAKSYIKTLLQVIAKNNNVGVIASINGRYYAMDRDKRFDRVEKAYQAITTHKNTPSFTDPLAYLDQEYGQGLDDEMIVPAFNEGVEGLKSGDSIIFTNFRPDRAIQMASVMTNHDYLAWKDDNFKGATFLGDKIYFVSMMKYADSVTSSHIAYPPHLVVNTLGQVLSQRGYQQLRIAETEKIAHVTFFFDGGNDYFKNGLATPEEVSLTGASIDLISSPKVATYDLKPEMSAPEITSRLIEEVKKAEFDVIILNFANCDMVGHTGNLEATIKAVQCLDHQLEAIYNVFVKEYKGIMIITADHGNAEVMIDEKGQPNKKHTNDLVPIIITDKNLKLRQNDPAIADVAPTILELLGEDIPAEMSQPSLIEK from the coding sequence GTGAAAGCTAAACAACCAATTTTATTAGCAATTTTAGATGGATGAGGAATTGCACCCGATAATAAGGGTAATGCTGTTGCTGATGCAAACATGGAGTTTGTCAAACAACTCCAAAAAGAATACCCTTGAGTACAAGCGCATGCTGCAGGAACATGAGTTGGTCTCCCTGAAGGGCAGATGGGAAATTCAGAAGTTGGTCATATTCATTTAGGTGCAGGGCGAATTAATCCTGAATCACTAATGAAGTTAAATAATGCAGTTAAAGATAACAGCATCAGTACTAATGCTGAAATTGTTGCTGCTTTTAAAAATGTTAAGGATAACCAAACTTCTTTACACTTAATGGGATTGTTTTCTGATGGGGGCGTACATGCCCATATGAATCATATGATTGCAGTCTATGAAGCAGCAGTAAAGTATGGGTTGACTGATATTAAGTTTGATTTGATTACTGATGGAAGAGACACAGCAGCCAAAGTGGCTAAGAGTTATATCAAAACTCTATTACAAGTAATTGCAAAAAATAATAATGTTGGGGTGATTGCTTCTATTAATGGTCGCTACTATGCGATGGATCGTGACAAACGTTTTGACCGAGTAGAAAAAGCTTATCAAGCAATCACTACCCATAAAAATACTCCAAGTTTTACTGATCCACTGGCTTATCTAGATCAAGAATATGGTCAAGGACTAGATGATGAAATGATCGTGCCAGCGTTCAATGAAGGGGTGGAAGGATTGAAGAGTGGTGATAGTATCATCTTTACCAATTTCCGTCCTGATCGTGCTATTCAAATGGCTTCGGTGATGACTAATCATGATTATTTAGCTTGAAAAGATGACAACTTCAAAGGTGCAACTTTTTTGGGCGATAAAATTTACTTTGTTTCAATGATGAAATATGCTGATAGCGTTACTTCTTCTCACATTGCTTATCCACCTCATCTGGTTGTAAATACTCTTGGGCAAGTGTTAAGTCAGAGAGGATATCAACAATTAAGAATCGCTGAAACTGAAAAAATTGCTCACGTAACCTTTTTCTTTGATGGAGGTAATGATTACTTCAAAAATGGTTTAGCAACTCCTGAAGAAGTTAGTTTAACAGGAGCAAGTATTGATTTAATTTCCTCACCAAAAGTAGCAACTTATGATTTAAAACCAGAAATGAGCGCTCCAGAAATTACTAGTCGGTTGATTGAGGAAGTTAAAAAAGCAGAATTTGATGTTATTATTCTTAACTTTGCTAACTGTGATATGGTTGGTCATACTGGTAATTTGGAAGCAACAATTAAAGCAGTTCAATGTTTAGACCATCAGTTAGAAGCAATTTATAACGTTTTTGTGAAGGAATATAAGGGAATTATGATTATTACTGCTGATCATGGGAATGCTGAAGTAATGATTGATGAAAAAGGTCAACCAAATAAGAAACACACTAACGATTTAGTACCGATTATTATTACTGATAAAAACTTAAAACTTCGTCAAAATGACCCAGCAATTGCTGATGTCGCACCAACAATTTTAGAGTTGCTTGGTGAAGACATTCCTGCAGAAATGAGTCAACCAAGTTTAATTGAAAAATAG
- the tpiA gene encoding triose-phosphate isomerase: MKNKVIFGNWKMNGTNADIKAFLKTVDKKAKNDKVIAGLAVPFTALETAIKKAKNIKIAAENVHWAENGAYTGEVSIPMLQELGVEYVVIGHSERREMFGETDEAVNKKALALLKAGMVPILCCGETLETYENKKTNKFVSDQIKKGFKDISAEDAKKVIVAYEPIWAIGTGKTATPEIAQDVCATIRETLGKVYNKTIAKEIAIQYGGSVKPANIKDLMKQKDIDGALVGGASLIAEDYLELINYNK; encoded by the coding sequence ATGAAAAACAAAGTTATTTTTGGAAACTGAAAAATGAACGGAACTAATGCTGACATTAAAGCCTTCTTAAAAACAGTTGATAAGAAAGCAAAAAATGATAAAGTAATTGCTGGGCTAGCAGTTCCTTTCACTGCTTTAGAAACTGCGATTAAAAAAGCAAAAAATATTAAGATTGCTGCAGAAAATGTGCACTGAGCAGAAAATGGAGCTTACACTGGTGAAGTTTCAATTCCAATGTTACAAGAATTGGGAGTAGAATATGTCGTAATTGGTCACTCTGAACGTAGGGAAATGTTTGGTGAAACTGATGAAGCAGTTAATAAAAAAGCGCTTGCCTTGTTAAAGGCAGGAATGGTGCCAATTTTGTGTTGTGGAGAAACTTTAGAAACTTATGAAAACAAGAAAACTAATAAGTTCGTTTCTGATCAAATTAAAAAAGGATTCAAAGATATTTCTGCTGAAGATGCTAAAAAAGTAATTGTTGCCTATGAACCAATTTGAGCAATTGGTACAGGTAAAACTGCTACCCCTGAAATTGCTCAAGATGTTTGTGCAACAATTCGTGAAACTTTAGGAAAGGTTTATAACAAAACTATTGCTAAAGAAATTGCGATTCAATATGGTGGTTCAGTGAAACCAGCTAACATTAAAGATTTAATGAAACAAAAAGATATTGATGGCGCTTTAGTTGGTGGAGCTTCTCTAATTGCTGAAGATTACCTTGAATTAATCAACTATAACAAATAA
- a CDS encoding lipoprotein, translated as MKNLLAILSAIGLTVVASTSIVACTTKTDDGKSDIASQLAAALKDNKVLTDRVDSLLAQVTDYQTTIDRLNNQITVLQNQLSVANATISANKVTITKLTNDNQVLQDKVASLNSELSDASANKATLEQQINTANQTISDNQNIISGLTTKNESLTNQVKDLTNDKTSLQNQLNQANQTITDLNSQLSITNATIAANQKTITDLNAQLNEYLGSEKWYLDSSDSTNRTITRKMKNGNTWVIEQWVIRKANYPYAYTDYYVNGVKLGLSPAANPNNSSSSALWKSLGFSIVRGSDGQVFFRSLS; from the coding sequence ATGAAAAATTTATTAGCAATTTTAAGTGCTATTGGTTTAACCGTTGTTGCTTCTACAAGCATTGTTGCTTGTACAACCAAAACTGATGATGGAAAAAGTGATATCGCTTCTCAATTGGCTGCCGCCTTGAAAGATAATAAGGTTTTAACTGATCGAGTTGATAGCTTACTAGCTCAAGTCACTGACTATCAAACTACTATTGATCGTTTGAATAATCAAATTACTGTTTTACAAAATCAATTAAGTGTTGCTAATGCAACAATTAGTGCTAATAAAGTCACCATTACCAAGTTAACTAATGATAACCAAGTTTTGCAAGATAAAGTTGCTAGTTTAAATAGTGAATTGAGTGATGCAAGTGCTAATAAAGCGACCTTAGAACAACAAATTAATACTGCTAATCAAACGATCAGTGATAATCAAAATATAATTAGTGGTTTAACTACAAAAAATGAAAGCTTAACAAATCAAGTTAAGGATTTAACTAATGATAAAACTAGTTTGCAAAATCAACTAAACCAAGCTAATCAAACGATTACTGATTTGAACTCACAACTTTCAATTACTAATGCCACGATTGCTGCAAATCAAAAAACTATCACTGATTTAAATGCTCAACTTAATGAATATCTTGGATCAGAAAAATGGTATTTAGATTCTTCTGACTCAACCAATCGTACGATTACAAGAAAAATGAAAAATGGTAATACTTGAGTTATCGAACAATGAGTTATTCGAAAGGCAAATTATCCTTACGCTTATACTGATTATTATGTTAATGGAGTAAAACTAGGTTTAAGCCCTGCTGCAAATCCAAATAACTCTTCATCATCAGCATTATGAAAATCACTAGGATTTAGCATTGTTCGTGGTAGTGATGGTCAAGTTTTCTTTCGATCTCTTAGTTAG
- the proS gene encoding proline--tRNA ligase encodes MSKKRNDRITSRDVDFAKWYTDVVIQADLIDYGPVKGTMIFKPHGYGIWELIMQTLDVEFKQQGIENVYLPLLIPASLFNQEKEHIEGFAPEVLTVTKVGDKPLEEELYIRPTSEVLFSQYFKNNIHSYRDLPLKNNQWVNVMRWEKTTRPFLRTSEFLWQEGHTMHQTSVEANQFALTILDLYAKFVEEYLLIPVVKGIKTINERFAGARETYTIESLMHDGQALQTGTSHFLGDNFAKVFDIKFQNADRELEYAYGTSWGVSTRMIGALIMTHADDQGLVLPSKIAPVQVQILQLGLDEPVQRVVDQLKLDLSKNYRIKVDASDKTFGYKMSASEIKGIPIRIEVGMRDVAQEQVIISSRVGEGKTAVKLDQVKTFVDQAVITYDQQLFSRAKTSLETRIYQAQTLSEYQKGIETQPGLYLVPFCGRVVCEKEVKQKTSTNSRCIPFNHDQSVEPCFNCGQATKIKAYFGRAY; translated from the coding sequence ATGAGTAAAAAAAGAAATGACCGAATTACTTCAAGAGATGTTGACTTTGCAAAATGATACACTGATGTCGTCATTCAAGCTGATTTAATTGATTATGGTCCAGTTAAAGGAACGATGATTTTTAAACCTCATGGGTATGGAATTTGGGAATTAATCATGCAAACTTTAGATGTTGAATTTAAACAACAGGGAATCGAAAACGTTTATTTACCATTACTAATTCCTGCATCACTATTTAACCAAGAAAAAGAGCATATTGAAGGTTTTGCTCCTGAAGTCTTGACTGTAACTAAGGTTGGGGATAAACCTTTAGAAGAAGAGTTATATATTCGACCTACTAGTGAAGTTTTGTTTTCTCAATATTTTAAAAACAACATTCACTCTTATCGTGATTTACCCTTAAAAAATAATCAATGGGTTAATGTCATGCGTTGAGAAAAAACTACCCGTCCGTTTTTAAGAACTTCAGAATTTTTATGACAAGAAGGCCACACGATGCACCAGACAAGTGTGGAAGCAAACCAGTTTGCGCTAACTATTTTAGATCTTTATGCGAAGTTTGTCGAAGAATACTTATTAATTCCTGTTGTTAAAGGTATTAAAACAATCAACGAACGCTTTGCTGGTGCTCGAGAAACTTATACAATCGAGTCGTTGATGCATGATGGTCAGGCTTTGCAAACAGGAACTAGTCATTTTTTGGGTGATAATTTTGCTAAGGTTTTTGACATTAAGTTTCAAAATGCTGATCGTGAATTAGAGTATGCTTATGGTACTAGCTGAGGGGTTAGCACCAGAATGATTGGAGCTTTAATCATGACTCATGCTGATGATCAAGGTTTAGTCTTACCAAGTAAAATCGCTCCTGTTCAAGTGCAAATTTTACAATTAGGTTTAGATGAACCAGTGCAAAGGGTGGTTGACCAATTAAAACTGGATTTATCTAAAAATTATCGAATTAAAGTTGATGCTTCAGATAAAACATTTGGTTATAAAATGTCAGCTTCAGAAATTAAAGGAATACCAATTCGAATTGAAGTAGGAATGCGTGATGTCGCCCAAGAGCAGGTGATAATTTCTTCAAGAGTTGGTGAAGGCAAAACTGCAGTTAAACTAGATCAAGTAAAAACCTTTGTTGATCAAGCTGTGATAACTTATGATCAACAACTGTTTAGTCGAGCAAAAACTAGTCTTGAGACCAGAATTTATCAAGCGCAAACTTTAAGCGAATACCAAAAAGGGATTGAAACTCAACCAGGACTTTATCTTGTCCCTTTCTGTGGTCGCGTGGTTTGTGAAAAAGAAGTTAAGCAAAAAACTAGTACCAATTCGCGCTGTATTCCCTTTAATCATGATCAAAGTGTTGAACCATGTTTTAACTGTGGGCAAGCCACCAAAATTAAAGCTTACTTTGGACGGGCATACTAA